The Urbifossiella limnaea genome has a window encoding:
- a CDS encoding PIN domain-containing protein: protein MAIKLGTGTLARSEPVPDSLRHAVFDNGVVVPPVEPRHGEPLVTLPRYHTDPADRLRISPAVVDGISIVGTDTAFDPYPVQRLW, encoded by the coding sequence ATGGCCATCAAGCTCGGGACGGGAACGCTCGCCCGGTCCGAGCCGGTCCCCGATTCCCTCCGGCACGCCGTGTTCGACAACGGCGTTGTCGTCCCCCCGGTCGAGCCGCGGCACGGGGAACCGCTCGTGACACTCCCCCGGTACCACACCGACCCCGCCGACCGGCTCCGGATCTCGCCGGCCGTCGTCGACGGAATTTCGATCGTCGGCACCGACACCGCCTTCGACCCGTACCCTGTTCAACGGCTGTGGTGA
- a CDS encoding formylglycine-generating enzyme family protein, producing the protein MRPVVFRPTFLLALVLAPLAALHAAEPKAGESRRVDLGDGVSLEVVYLPPGEFLMGSTPDEKKWATGIEGGAQPGTERESYEGEKPRLTRVKHGVWMGRTEVSVGQFRRFVAETKYVTDAEKPGGKTQVFDPAWDGYHLTSKVVHPWAPVPGKSWRDPNWGFENRDAFPVVCVSYNDMNAFCRWLTERERKAGRLPDGLEYRLPTEAEWEYGCRGGSKESLYFWWGNDLEQGEGRLNISAIDFLPGRKRTWPLGKAPWSDGFPFVSPVDHYGERGRNGFGLADTCGGVWEFVIDHFDPKGGHEEIYYENAETRTVTRPVCRGGNYFDVPGNARCAVRLGIQSVTYSDSRDGFRVCLGRVVPRQ; encoded by the coding sequence ATGCGGCCAGTCGTTTTCCGTCCCACGTTCCTCCTCGCCCTGGTGCTCGCGCCGCTGGCCGCGCTCCACGCCGCCGAGCCGAAGGCCGGCGAATCCCGGCGGGTTGACCTCGGTGACGGCGTTTCGCTGGAGGTCGTCTACCTGCCGCCCGGCGAGTTCCTGATGGGGAGCACGCCGGACGAGAAGAAGTGGGCGACGGGCATCGAGGGCGGCGCCCAGCCGGGGACGGAGCGCGAGTCGTACGAGGGCGAGAAGCCGCGGCTCACGCGCGTGAAACACGGCGTGTGGATGGGCCGCACCGAGGTGAGCGTCGGCCAGTTCCGCCGGTTCGTCGCGGAGACCAAGTACGTCACCGACGCCGAGAAGCCCGGCGGCAAGACGCAGGTCTTCGACCCGGCGTGGGACGGCTACCACCTCACGTCGAAGGTGGTTCACCCGTGGGCGCCGGTGCCGGGCAAGAGCTGGCGCGACCCGAACTGGGGCTTCGAGAACCGGGACGCCTTTCCGGTGGTGTGCGTGAGTTACAACGACATGAACGCCTTCTGCCGGTGGCTGACCGAACGGGAGCGAAAGGCCGGCCGGCTGCCGGACGGGCTGGAGTACCGCCTGCCGACGGAGGCCGAGTGGGAGTACGGGTGTCGCGGCGGCAGCAAGGAAAGCCTGTACTTCTGGTGGGGCAACGACCTCGAACAGGGCGAGGGCCGGCTGAACATTTCCGCCATCGACTTCCTGCCGGGCCGCAAGCGGACCTGGCCGCTGGGGAAGGCCCCCTGGAGCGACGGCTTCCCGTTCGTCTCGCCCGTGGACCACTACGGCGAGCGGGGGCGCAACGGCTTCGGCCTGGCCGACACGTGCGGCGGGGTGTGGGAGTTCGTGATCGACCACTTCGACCCGAAGGGCGGGCACGAGGAGATCTACTACGAGAACGCGGAGACGCGAACCGTGACGCGCCCCGTGTGCCGCGGCGGCAACTACTTCGACGTGCCCGGCAACGCCCGCTGCGCGGTCCGCCTGGGCATCCAGAGCGTGACCTACTCCGACTCCCGCGACGGCTTCCGCGTCTGCCTGGGCCGCGTCGTACCCCGGCAGTAG
- the rpsU gene encoding 30S ribosomal protein S21 — protein MGLRMRVHDREPIGAALRRFKKLVERSGMKKELRAHEYYEKPCEARSRKEAKRRSTIRKALLGKPVKKERY, from the coding sequence ATGGGATTGCGAATGCGCGTCCACGACCGCGAGCCGATCGGCGCGGCGCTGCGGCGGTTCAAGAAGCTGGTCGAGCGCAGCGGGATGAAGAAGGAGCTGCGCGCCCACGAGTACTACGAGAAGCCGTGCGAGGCGCGGAGCCGGAAAGAGGCGAAGCGGCGGAGCACGATCCGCAAGGCCCTTCTGGGCAAGCCGGTCAAGAAGGAGCGGTACTGA